One genomic region from Polynucleobacter sp. MWH-P3-07-1 encodes:
- a CDS encoding SNF2-related protein encodes MNPHQVDAALFAVRSPLSKGVILADEVGLGKTIEAGIVISQKWAERKRKLLIIAPATLRKQWQQELMDKFNIPSTILEYGTYKQLRKEGTLLSGNSLLICSYNFAASKADVLEGVAWDLVVVDEAHRLRNVYKVGNKMASAIAGVVADVPKLLLTATPLQNSLLELYGLVSIIDPHVFGDITSFKEQYIRGVNENLRNSRLKERIKPFCQRTLRKQVLEYIKFTQRVAMTEEFVPSDDEHKLYEQVSAYLQREKLNALPRSQRTLMTLVLRKLLASSSYAIAATLQKLVERLEQTQARQSVLELLDGEIEGLDELADEIGADAVEEASGKLTAEELQDLRLELAELRDYAKLASGIRDNAKGAALQKVLATAFEKLQGIGAAKKAVIFTESTRTQRYLAELLSQSGYEGKICMMNGTNTDPQSKAIYAEWAKKHAGSDKLSGSKTADMKAAIVEHFRDTATILIATESAAEGVNLQFCSLVVNFDLPWNPQRVEQRIGRCHRYGQKFDVVVVNFLNKRNAADQRVYQLLAEKFKLFDGVFGASDEVLGVIENGVDIEKRIASVYQTCRTETEIQSAFDEIQQELDEQIKAALETTRLKLLENFDEEVNARLKVSHDQTKAMLDKRSSLMLMLAKAELADVAEFEGNGTVFNLHSSPNNSGAAVGMYNFDWRAADSKDQHFFAETSPLASWVVNNALGRDFDSSVTLELDYNAYPFKVSALEPYIGNSGWVAAEKITVSSVEDEDFLAITAVTDAGEVLDAELSERLMAIHCRTVSDCNSQMPKVQLEKTIAKQRDAVARQLDERNAVYFDEETGKLDSWADDLKFGLETEIKQLDKDIKEAKKAASVSMSLASKLEHQKRLRELEQSRNAKRRSLYEAQDSIDEQRDTLIKKVEKQLQCTVSNTKLFAVRWSLN; translated from the coding sequence TTGAATCCACATCAAGTTGATGCGGCGTTGTTTGCTGTTCGCAGTCCGCTAAGCAAGGGTGTAATTCTTGCTGATGAAGTTGGCTTGGGAAAAACAATTGAAGCAGGTATTGTCATTTCGCAAAAGTGGGCTGAACGTAAACGCAAGCTGTTAATCATTGCGCCCGCAACATTGCGTAAGCAGTGGCAACAGGAGTTGATGGACAAGTTCAACATTCCAAGCACTATTTTGGAATATGGCACGTACAAGCAATTAAGAAAAGAAGGCACCTTGCTAAGTGGCAACAGCCTACTAATCTGCTCGTACAACTTTGCCGCATCAAAAGCTGATGTGCTTGAAGGTGTTGCTTGGGATTTGGTTGTTGTTGATGAAGCGCACAGGCTGCGTAACGTTTACAAGGTTGGCAACAAAATGGCATCTGCAATTGCAGGTGTTGTAGCTGATGTGCCCAAGTTGCTTCTTACGGCTACGCCATTGCAAAACAGTTTGCTTGAGCTGTATGGATTGGTGAGCATCATCGACCCGCATGTGTTTGGCGACATTACTAGCTTTAAAGAGCAGTACATACGTGGCGTGAATGAAAACTTACGCAACTCAAGGCTGAAAGAGCGCATCAAGCCGTTCTGTCAGCGCACACTCCGCAAGCAAGTGCTTGAGTACATCAAGTTCACACAGCGTGTGGCAATGACAGAAGAATTTGTCCCAAGCGATGACGAACACAAGTTGTATGAGCAAGTGTCAGCGTACTTACAGCGTGAAAAATTAAATGCACTTCCACGTAGCCAGCGCACACTGATGACACTTGTGCTGCGTAAGCTGCTTGCTTCTAGTAGCTACGCTATTGCAGCAACACTACAAAAGCTGGTTGAGCGCCTTGAACAAACTCAAGCTCGTCAAAGTGTTTTAGAGCTACTTGACGGCGAGATTGAAGGGCTTGACGAGTTAGCAGATGAAATTGGTGCTGATGCAGTTGAAGAAGCAAGCGGCAAGTTAACGGCAGAAGAGTTGCAAGACTTGCGCCTTGAGCTAGCTGAGCTAAGAGACTATGCAAAACTTGCAAGCGGCATACGTGACAACGCTAAAGGAGCGGCCTTACAAAAGGTACTAGCTACGGCATTTGAGAAGCTGCAAGGCATTGGTGCAGCAAAGAAGGCAGTAATCTTTACGGAATCAACACGTACACAGCGTTACTTAGCTGAATTGCTTTCGCAGTCTGGTTACGAAGGCAAGATTTGCATGATGAACGGGACAAACACAGACCCGCAATCAAAAGCAATTTACGCTGAATGGGCAAAAAAACATGCAGGAAGTGACAAGCTATCAGGTTCAAAAACAGCTGACATGAAGGCTGCAATTGTTGAACACTTTAGAGACACAGCCACAATTTTGATTGCAACTGAAAGTGCGGCAGAGGGTGTTAACTTGCAGTTCTGCTCACTTGTTGTTAATTTTGATTTGCCGTGGAATCCGCAGCGAGTTGAGCAGCGCATTGGACGTTGTCATCGCTACGGTCAAAAATTTGACGTAGTTGTCGTTAACTTTTTGAATAAGCGCAACGCAGCCGACCAGCGTGTATATCAGTTGCTTGCTGAAAAGTTTAAGTTGTTTGACGGTGTGTTTGGCGCTAGTGATGAAGTACTTGGTGTTATTGAAAACGGTGTGGATATTGAAAAACGAATCGCCAGCGTTTATCAAACATGCCGTACAGAAACCGAAATCCAGTCGGCATTTGACGAAATACAGCAAGAGCTGGATGAGCAAATCAAAGCGGCACTTGAAACAACACGTTTAAAGTTACTTGAGAACTTTGACGAAGAAGTAAATGCACGTTTAAAAGTTAGCCACGACCAAACAAAGGCAATGCTTGATAAACGTAGCAGTCTTATGCTAATGCTTGCTAAAGCAGAGTTAGCTGATGTTGCAGAGTTTGAAGGTAATGGCACTGTGTTTAACTTGCACAGTAGCCCAAATAACAGTGGTGCAGCAGTAGGCATGTACAACTTTGATTGGCGGGCTGCTGACAGCAAGGACCAGCACTTCTTTGCGGAAACAAGCCCTCTTGCAAGTTGGGTTGTGAACAATGCGCTTGGGCGAGACTTTGATAGCAGCGTTACGCTTGAGCTTGACTACAACGCATACCCATTCAAAGTAAGCGCACTTGAGCCTTACATAGGTAATAGTGGTTGGGTGGCTGCTGAGAAGATTACCGTTAGTAGCGTTGAAGATGAAGATTTCTTGGCTATCACTGCGGTTACAGACGCGGGTGAAGTTCTGGATGCTGAGTTATCGGAACGGTTAATGGCGATACATTGCAGAACTGTTTCTGATTGCAACAGTCAAATGCCTAAAGTGCAGCTTGAAAAGACAATCGCTAAGCAACGTGATGCAGTAGCGAGGCAACTGGACGAGCGTAATGCCGTTTACTTTGATGAAGAGACTGGCAAGTTGGATAGCTGGGCAGATGATTTGAAGTTTGGTCTTGAAACTGAAATCAAGCAGCTAGACAAAGACATAAAAGAGGCAAAGAAAGCAGCGTCTGTGTCAATGTCTCTTGCTTCAAAACTAGAACATCAAAAACGATTACGTGAGCTTGAACAGAGTAGGAATGCTAAGCGCAGGAGCTTGTACGAAGCGCAAGACAGTATTGATGAACAACGTGATACGTTGATTAAAAAAGTTGAAAAACAATTGCAATGCACAGTGAGCAACACAAAACTTTTCGCTGTGCGATGGAGCTTGAACTAA
- the smpB gene encoding SsrA-binding protein SmpB codes for MSIVDNKKAFFDYFIEERFEAGLVLEGWEVKAIRAGRAQIKEAYVVIRQAELFLIGAHIAPLLSASTHIVPDNTRTRKLLLNAIEIRKLIGKVEQKGYTLVPINLHFSKGNVKCEIGLARGKKQHDKRAATKEREWEVQKGRIARGDLNG; via the coding sequence ATGAGTATCGTCGATAACAAAAAAGCCTTCTTCGATTATTTTATCGAGGAACGGTTCGAGGCAGGTCTGGTTCTGGAAGGCTGGGAAGTCAAGGCTATTCGTGCAGGTCGTGCCCAAATTAAAGAAGCGTATGTGGTCATTCGCCAGGCGGAGCTTTTTCTGATTGGTGCGCATATTGCCCCCCTCCTTTCAGCATCAACTCATATCGTTCCCGATAACACGCGGACCCGAAAGCTACTCCTCAATGCCATTGAAATCCGCAAACTCATAGGGAAAGTCGAGCAAAAGGGGTATACCTTAGTCCCAATCAACCTACACTTCTCCAAAGGGAATGTGAAATGCGAGATTGGATTGGCAAGGGGCAAGAAACAGCATGACAAGCGCGCAGCCACCAAAGAGCGTGAATGGGAAGTCCAAAAGGGTCGTATTGCTCGGGGTGACCTAAATGGCTAG
- a CDS encoding type II toxin-antitoxin system RatA family toxin, translating to MADVHKTVLIGQSAERMYGLVTDVASYPEFLPWCGGVEIFEQTDTVLDAKINIQFKGISQYFHTRNTNHRPDSIDMVFVDGPFKRFSGQWKFISLREDACKVEFTLEWEFKNVLLDKVIGPVFGYIAGTFVDCFVKRAEDLDA from the coding sequence ATGGCAGACGTCCACAAGACCGTTTTAATTGGCCAATCTGCTGAGCGCATGTATGGCTTAGTCACTGATGTTGCAAGCTACCCCGAGTTTTTGCCTTGGTGTGGCGGAGTGGAGATTTTTGAGCAAACCGACACTGTCTTGGATGCCAAAATCAATATTCAATTTAAAGGGATTTCCCAGTATTTCCACACCCGTAATACCAATCATCGCCCAGACTCCATTGATATGGTGTTTGTAGATGGCCCCTTCAAGCGTTTTTCTGGTCAATGGAAATTCATTTCTTTGCGGGAGGATGCCTGCAAGGTGGAATTCACTCTGGAATGGGAATTTAAGAATGTCCTCCTAGACAAAGTCATTGGACCTGTTTTTGGTTACATTGCTGGAACTTTTGTCGACTGTTTTGTGAAGCGTGCCGAGGATCTCGATGCTTGA
- the guaA gene encoding glutamine-hydrolyzing GMP synthase — MHDKILILDFGSQVTQLIARRVRDGKVYSEIHPYDCDPEFIRRFVQEEGCKGIILSGGPSSVTESGSPRAPKIVFELGIPVLGICYGMQTMATQLGGAVASAESLGKAREFGYSEVRAHGHTALLKGIQDFSTSEGHGILKVWMSHGDSVTSLPESFKLMASTDSCPIAGMADEERQFYAFQFHPEVTHTLQGTAIINRFVHEICGCKPDWVMGDYISEAVEKIQKQVGNEEVILGLSGGVDSSVAAALIHRAIGDQLTCVFVDHGLLRLNEGDMVMEMFARNLGVKVIRVDAAPKFMSELAGIADPEAKRKIIGKEFVEIFQSESAKVKNAKWLAQGTIYPDVIESAGKGKKGAHTIKSHHNVGGLPEDMHLKLLEPLRELFKDEVRELGVALGLPREMVYRHPFPGPGLGVRILGEVKQEFAKLLQRADAIFIEELRNTVDEVSGKNWYDLTSQAFAVFLPVKSVGVMGDGRTYEYVVALRAVQTQDFMTAHWAHLPHELLGKVSNRIINEVRGINRVVYDISGKPPATIEWE, encoded by the coding sequence GTGCACGACAAGATACTGATTCTCGACTTTGGTTCACAAGTTACCCAACTCATTGCTAGGCGTGTACGTGACGGAAAAGTCTATTCTGAAATCCACCCTTACGATTGCGATCCTGAATTTATTCGTCGCTTCGTTCAAGAAGAGGGCTGCAAAGGCATCATCCTCTCGGGCGGTCCAAGCTCTGTAACAGAATCAGGCAGCCCAAGAGCGCCAAAGATTGTTTTTGAATTAGGAATTCCTGTCCTGGGTATTTGCTATGGGATGCAAACCATGGCCACGCAACTGGGCGGCGCAGTAGCATCCGCAGAGTCTTTAGGCAAAGCCCGTGAATTTGGTTACTCGGAAGTCAGGGCCCATGGCCATACAGCTTTGCTGAAAGGTATTCAAGACTTCTCGACGAGTGAAGGCCATGGCATTCTGAAAGTCTGGATGAGTCATGGTGATTCCGTCACCAGCTTGCCAGAGTCTTTCAAGCTCATGGCTTCTACAGATTCCTGCCCGATTGCCGGTATGGCGGATGAAGAGCGTCAGTTCTATGCCTTTCAGTTTCATCCCGAGGTTACTCATACGCTGCAAGGCACCGCAATCATTAACCGCTTTGTGCATGAGATTTGTGGCTGCAAACCAGATTGGGTTATGGGTGATTACATCAGCGAAGCTGTTGAAAAAATCCAGAAGCAGGTTGGGAATGAAGAGGTCATTCTTGGTTTATCCGGCGGCGTAGACTCCAGCGTTGCTGCTGCTTTAATCCATAGAGCGATTGGCGACCAGTTGACTTGTGTATTTGTTGATCACGGTTTGCTGCGGCTCAATGAAGGCGATATGGTGATGGAGATGTTTGCCAGAAATCTGGGCGTTAAAGTCATTCGGGTCGATGCAGCTCCAAAGTTCATGTCTGAGCTTGCTGGAATAGCTGACCCAGAGGCGAAACGCAAAATTATTGGTAAAGAATTTGTGGAAATCTTCCAGAGTGAATCAGCTAAAGTTAAGAATGCGAAATGGTTGGCTCAGGGAACAATTTACCCGGACGTGATTGAGTCTGCAGGTAAGGGCAAGAAGGGCGCGCATACGATTAAGAGTCACCATAATGTGGGCGGTTTACCAGAAGATATGCATCTCAAATTATTAGAGCCCTTGCGCGAATTATTTAAAGATGAAGTCAGAGAGCTTGGCGTTGCGCTTGGCTTACCCAGGGAGATGGTCTATCGGCATCCCTTCCCAGGTCCTGGCCTTGGGGTTCGTATCTTGGGCGAAGTGAAACAAGAGTTTGCCAAATTACTACAACGTGCTGATGCGATCTTTATTGAAGAGTTGCGCAACACCGTGGATGAAGTTAGTGGCAAAAATTGGTATGACTTAACCAGTCAGGCTTTTGCCGTATTTCTCCCCGTCAAGTCTGTTGGTGTAATGGGCGATGGCAGAACCTATGAATATGTTGTTGCATTAAGAGCGGTGCAAACCCAAGACTTTATGACAGCGCATTGGGCTCACCTACCGCATGAGCTCTTGGGCAAAGTTTCGAATCGCATCATTAATGAAGTGCGTGGCATTAATCGAGTCGTCTATGACATCAGCGGCAAGCCGCCAGCTACCATAGAGTGGGAGTAG
- the guaB gene encoding IMP dehydrogenase: MRLIQKALTFDDVLLVPAYSSVLPRDASLATQLTRDISLNTPLVSAAMDTVTEGRLAIAMASEGGIGIVHKNLSPVDQAREVAKVKRYESGVLRDPITIAPTVTVRQVMQLSREHGFSGFPVLEGKTVVGIITNRDLRFEEDLDAPVKSKMTPRERLITVKEGASLEEAKRLMSKHRLERVLVVNDAFELRGLITVKDILKATEHPNACKDSEGKLRVGAAVGVGPDNDERVELLVRAGVDVIVVDTAHGHSQGVLDRVKWVKQHYPQVQVIGGNIATGEAAKALADHGADGVKVGIGPGSICTTRIVAGVGVPQITAIVNVSNALKGTGIPLIADGGIRYSGDVSKALAAGANSVMMGGMFAGTEEAPGEVFLYQGRSYKSYRGMGSLGAMTDGSADRYFQGDISAANADKLVPEGIEGQVPYKGSVLTILHQLTGGIRSSMGYLGCKTIAELHEKANFVEITSAGVRESHVHDVKITKEAPNYHID; encoded by the coding sequence ATGCGACTCATTCAAAAAGCACTCACTTTTGACGATGTGCTCCTCGTGCCGGCTTATTCATCGGTACTCCCACGTGACGCCAGCTTGGCGACTCAACTTACACGAGACATCTCACTCAACACGCCTTTAGTATCCGCAGCAATGGATACGGTTACGGAAGGTCGATTGGCGATTGCCATGGCCAGCGAAGGCGGTATTGGCATTGTTCACAAAAATCTCAGCCCTGTTGATCAGGCGCGTGAAGTGGCTAAAGTCAAACGCTATGAATCTGGTGTCTTACGTGATCCGATTACGATTGCGCCAACAGTGACCGTGCGCCAAGTGATGCAGTTATCTCGTGAGCATGGCTTTTCTGGTTTCCCAGTGCTTGAAGGCAAAACCGTGGTTGGCATTATCACCAACCGTGACCTTCGCTTCGAAGAGGATTTAGATGCTCCCGTTAAATCAAAGATGACTCCTCGCGAGCGCTTAATTACGGTTAAAGAAGGCGCTAGCTTAGAAGAAGCTAAACGCTTGATGAGTAAACATCGCTTGGAGCGCGTACTGGTAGTCAATGATGCGTTTGAATTACGTGGCCTGATCACCGTTAAAGACATTCTCAAGGCTACCGAGCATCCCAATGCCTGTAAAGACAGCGAAGGCAAATTACGCGTTGGCGCCGCAGTGGGTGTTGGACCCGATAACGATGAGCGAGTTGAGCTTTTAGTGCGTGCAGGCGTTGATGTCATCGTGGTCGATACTGCTCATGGCCATAGTCAAGGTGTGCTCGATCGTGTGAAGTGGGTGAAGCAGCATTACCCTCAAGTCCAAGTGATTGGCGGCAATATAGCAACTGGTGAGGCTGCTAAAGCTTTGGCCGATCATGGTGCTGACGGCGTTAAGGTTGGTATTGGGCCTGGATCAATTTGCACAACGCGTATCGTTGCCGGTGTTGGTGTTCCCCAAATTACGGCCATTGTGAATGTATCGAATGCCTTAAAAGGCACCGGCATTCCCCTGATTGCCGATGGAGGTATTCGTTACTCTGGCGATGTTTCTAAAGCATTAGCCGCAGGCGCGAATTCCGTCATGATGGGTGGCATGTTCGCGGGAACAGAAGAGGCGCCTGGCGAAGTATTCCTCTATCAAGGACGCTCTTATAAGAGCTATCGTGGCATGGGCTCATTGGGCGCCATGACGGATGGTTCTGCAGATCGGTATTTCCAAGGTGATATCAGTGCAGCCAATGCTGACAAACTGGTTCCTGAGGGAATTGAAGGTCAAGTTCCATACAAGGGTAGCGTCCTCACGATCTTGCATCAACTGACTGGTGGTATTCGATCTTCCATGGGCTATCTGGGTTGCAAAACCATTGCAGAGCTGCATGAGAAAGCCAATTTTGTGGAAATCACCAGTGCAGGGGTACGCGAGTCGCATGTCCATGATGTGAAGATCACGAAGGAAGCACCGAATTACCACATTGACTAA
- a CDS encoding tyrosine-type recombinase/integrase encodes MTLKKKIFNDGEILIYDEAIIYKRGDIWQFRLWLKKENRYARLSLKTQKVSVAVDLAKKHFTKIKAHVDSGKTYYSRTTKDGVEMYLEYRKGHIDGKTTKGIVKGRFSTIRTHLEHWLDYIDKDVKLKELDRMSGEGYAEARERPDSKNPISLSTILNEQSTINAMMKWLHKKGETYIDGFDFETISKKNKTEEDVKRSSFTDEEVGEIRDAIPKYIFEAKKDMTNLANRSKVLAGYYLLIASISGLRTGEQKQLKWKDIHFEEVQKNKVDISVVKISVRKETSKVRKARKFYVRDKEYFDDLYKLTIPNHKKKPYANNFVFSYDGEAVVSQRAILYHFKEILKLAKVNRKNRELVPYSFRHYFITHRIKSGLSYKDIADMCGTSITQIEKTYYHIDREIMLTQALADYIVTDDGIIVPQ; translated from the coding sequence ATGACGCTGAAAAAAAAGATATTTAATGATGGCGAAATATTAATTTACGATGAAGCCATCATTTACAAAAGAGGGGACATTTGGCAATTTAGACTGTGGCTTAAAAAAGAAAATAGATATGCGAGATTGAGTTTAAAAACTCAAAAGGTATCGGTTGCTGTTGATTTGGCAAAAAAACACTTCACAAAAATAAAAGCTCATGTTGATTCGGGTAAAACTTATTACTCACGAACCACAAAAGACGGCGTTGAAATGTACTTGGAATATAGAAAAGGACATATTGACGGGAAGACAACTAAGGGTATCGTTAAAGGTCGATTTAGTACGATCAGAACACACTTAGAGCATTGGCTTGATTACATCGATAAAGACGTAAAGCTAAAAGAGCTAGACCGCATGAGTGGCGAAGGTTACGCTGAAGCAAGAGAAAGACCCGACAGCAAAAACCCTATTAGCCTGTCCACAATCTTAAATGAGCAAAGCACCATTAATGCAATGATGAAATGGCTGCACAAAAAAGGTGAAACTTACATTGATGGCTTTGATTTTGAGACCATCTCGAAAAAGAATAAAACGGAAGAGGATGTAAAGCGTTCATCATTTACTGATGAGGAAGTTGGAGAAATAAGGGATGCAATACCAAAGTACATATTTGAAGCTAAAAAAGATATGACGAATTTAGCTAACCGATCAAAAGTGTTAGCCGGTTATTACTTGTTGATTGCATCAATATCGGGTCTACGTACTGGCGAGCAAAAGCAGCTAAAGTGGAAGGACATACATTTTGAAGAAGTCCAAAAAAATAAAGTAGATATCAGTGTAGTAAAGATAAGTGTTCGCAAGGAAACTTCAAAAGTGCGCAAAGCTCGAAAATTTTATGTGCGCGACAAGGAGTATTTTGATGATCTCTATAAACTGACAATACCAAATCACAAAAAGAAACCATACGCGAACAACTTTGTGTTTAGCTACGATGGGGAAGCGGTCGTTAGCCAACGTGCCATTCTTTATCACTTTAAAGAAATTTTAAAGTTAGCTAAAGTGAATCGCAAGAACCGTGAATTAGTTCCTTATAGCTTTAGACATTACTTCATCACACATCGAATAAAAAGCGGCTTGAGCTATAAAGATATTGCTGATATGTGCGGTACAAGCATTACTCAGATTGAGAAAACCTACTATCACATAGATCGTGAAATCATGCTGACCCAAGCATTAGCTGATTATATTGTTACCGATGATGGAATCATAGTTCCTCAGTAA
- a CDS encoding RnfH family protein, with protein sequence MLEIWICDARGEAPKTTLFQLVLAANEVATVGLALQKAGIANGPDDPVLSRKGSFGVFGKRKDWDSPIYAGDRLELYSPLLIDPKTVRRKKANQNQDAKFQAAAARRKARRL encoded by the coding sequence ATGCTTGAGATTTGGATTTGTGATGCCCGAGGAGAGGCACCCAAGACCACCCTATTTCAATTGGTATTAGCAGCAAATGAGGTCGCTACTGTGGGCTTGGCCTTGCAAAAGGCTGGAATTGCGAATGGACCTGATGACCCTGTTTTAAGCAGAAAGGGCTCCTTTGGGGTCTTTGGCAAGCGCAAGGATTGGGATAGCCCAATTTATGCGGGTGATCGCTTAGAGCTCTATTCCCCCTTGTTAATTGACCCCAAAACCGTCCGTCGAAAAAAGGCCAATCAGAACCAAGATGCCAAATTTCAGGCTGCAGCAGCTAGAAGAAAGGCAAGAAGGCTATAA
- a CDS encoding site-specific integrase: MTKQAKTLNERELQRLLDFVTKTKNQKRNRAILLLTHLAGMRIGEVAATRVCDVLASDGTVRKEVQLSAAQTKGDKSRTVLLNERMQAELGAYLLTVRVRDPKQPLFPSQRSAGFSANSLTQVINGIYKNAGFDGCSSHSGRRGFLTNLAEKGVSVRVMMALAGHQNMSTTQRYIDLRPGVLRNAVELV, from the coding sequence ATGACCAAGCAAGCTAAAACTTTGAATGAGCGCGAACTGCAACGTTTACTCGATTTCGTTACCAAAACCAAAAACCAAAAACGCAACCGTGCAATCCTGCTGCTTACTCACCTAGCCGGCATGCGAATTGGCGAAGTTGCTGCAACACGGGTGTGCGATGTACTGGCTAGCGATGGAACTGTGCGCAAAGAAGTGCAATTAAGTGCAGCGCAAACTAAAGGCGATAAAAGTCGAACTGTGCTGCTAAATGAGCGCATGCAAGCTGAACTGGGCGCTTATTTACTTACTGTGCGTGTACGTGACCCAAAGCAGCCCTTATTTCCAAGCCAACGCAGCGCAGGCTTCTCAGCCAATTCGCTTACCCAAGTTATTAATGGGATTTACAAAAACGCTGGCTTTGACGGATGTTCAAGCCACAGTGGTCGCCGTGGCTTCTTAACTAACCTAGCTGAAAAAGGCGTTAGCGTTCGGGTAATGATGGCGTTAGCAGGACATCAAAACATGAGCACTACACAACGTTACATTGACCTGCGCCCAGGTGTCTTACGTAACGCTGTTGAATTGGTCTAA